One part of the Vicia villosa cultivar HV-30 ecotype Madison, WI linkage group LG6, Vvil1.0, whole genome shotgun sequence genome encodes these proteins:
- the LOC131609802 gene encoding DNA ligase 6-like yields MASKSQTLDLNSTQLFTTALQSLNLPKPSLPLPPLPSPSSSSSIPHSKLIPNTRFLIDAFRHSGDFSVSYFLSHFHSDHYTGLTSSWSRGIIFCSATTATLLIRILNIPPSFIYPLPLHQPVLIDGSSITLIDANHCPGAVQFLFHVPLSEQQQSMRYVHTGDFRFTPEMKLDPALGSFIGADAVFLDTTYCHPKFVFPSQDESINYVVDAVNQCDGDDVLILVATYVIGKEKILLELARKFRKKVHVDAKKMEVLRALGYGESGEFTEDVLETNIHVVGWNVLGETWPYFRPNFVRMKEIMNERGYSKVVGFVPTGWTYEVKRDKFAVRSKDSCQIHLVPYSEHSNYDELREYVRFLKPKRVVPTVGLDVEKSDSKHVDKMRKYFAGLVDETANKQEFLKGFKRCDSGVVGFETGKDVTGDLEPGSSIEKEVKPSDVGEDSSNPNVIVSLPSCMGETCIEDPTLLNEEEKEKVIQELSSCLPTWVTRSQVLDLISIFGSNVVEAVSNFFERETEFHEQVNSGQTSVSTPRCCPSNDSSPISKSNLNNTNSPLKNLDIFPSQDSKLTNSKLTKLRHTLPSQISPSKRKRSSESKPNKKVKVKAKSESSGSKQATITKFFSKAMPEIPGDTQSDQCGTNLGESPEVEELLPTADGNLYKHEIDQFIQIMNGDESLKKQAATIIEKAKGDINKALDIYYCSSGNLGASEISVQGECNINRPLEKKNVSQELRVISDISMHRVLKDNVDATHVSLPSDKYNPKEHACWSDGQPAPYLHLARTFSLLEDEKGKIKATSMLCNMFRSLLALSPEDVLPAVYLCTNKIAADHENVELNIGGSLVTTALEEACGTNRLKIREMYNKLGDLGDVAQECRQTQRLLAPPTPLLIKDIYSALRKISVQAGNGSTLRKKGIIVHLMRSCREKEMKFLVRTLVRNLRIGAMLRTVLPALAHAVVLNSRHTVCQEGTAENLKAALQVLSVAVVEAYNILPNLDIIVPSLMNKGIEFSVSSLSMVPGIPIKPMLAKITNGIPQALKLFQNKAFTCEYKYDGQRAQIHRLVDGSIHVFSRNGDESTSRFPDLIDTIRESCKPVASTFIIDAEVVGIDRKNGYRIMSFQELSSRERGGKDTLVTKESIKVGICVFVFDIMFANGEQLLGFPLRRRRKYLKDLFYDERPGYFEYAKETTIEADDACLTCEATLTRINAFLEDALRSSCEGIMVKTLDIDAGYSPSKRSDKWLKVKRDYVEGLNDTLDLVPIGAWHGNGRKAGWYSPFLMACFNPETEEYQSVCRVMSGFSDSFYIEMKEIFSGDKVLSKKPPYYQTGETPDMWFCPQLVWEIRGADFTVSPVHHAAIGLVHPSRGISIRFPRFICSVSDRNPEECSTAADIVEMFHSQTRKMDVTTEG; encoded by the exons ATGGCTTCCAAATCCCAAACCCTAGACTTAAACTCCACCCAGTTATTCACCACCgctcttcaatccctcaatctcCCAAAACCCTCCCTCCCACTCCCTCCACtcccatcaccatcatcatcttcctccATTCCCCACTCCAAACTCATTCCCAACACCCGCTTCCTCATCGACGCATTCCGCCACTCCGGCGACTTCTCCGTCTCCTACTTCCTCTCTCACTTCCACTCCGACCACTACACCGGACTCACCTCCTCATGGTCCCGCGGTATCATCTTCTGTTCCGCCACCACCGCCACTCTCCTCATCCGCATCCTCAACATCCCTCCCTCTTTCATCTACCCTCTCCCCCTTCACCAACCTGTTCTAATCGACGGCTCTTCTATCACCCTCATCGACGCCAATCACTGTCCCGGTGCCGTCCAGTTCCTCTTCCATGTTCCATTGTCCGAACAACAACAATCCATGAGGTATGTTCATACTGGCGATTTTCGGTTTACTCCTGAAATGAAATTGGACCCTGCACTTGGTTCATTTATTGGCGCTGATGCTGTGTTTTTGGATACAACTTATTGTCATCCTAAGTTTGTTTTCCCTTCGCAAGACGAGTCTATTAATTATGTTGTTGATGCTGTAAACCAGTGTGAtggtgatgatgtgttgattcTTGTTGCCACTTATGTTATTGGGAAGGAGAAGATTTTGCTTGAGCTTGCTAGGAAGTTTAGGAAGAAGGTGCATGTGGATGCTAAGAAAATGGAGGTTTTGAGGGCTCTTGGGTATGGAGAGAGTGGGGAGTTTACTGAGGATGTTTTAGAGACTAATATTCATGTTGTTGGGTGGAATGTGTTGGGGGAgacttggccttattttaggcctaatTTTGTTAGGATGAAGGAGATTATGAATGAGAGAGGGTACTCTAAGGTTGTTGGTTTTGTGC CTACTGGATGGACTTATGAAGTGAAGCGCGATAAGTTTGCGGTTAGGTCCAAGGATTCTTGTCAGATTCATCTTGTGCCGTATAGTGAGCATTCGAACTATGATGAGCTCAGGGAATATGTGAGGTTTTTGAAACCAAAGAGGGTTGTTCCGACTGTGGGTTTAGATGTTGAGAAGAGTGATAGTAAACATGTTGACAAAATGAGGAAGTATTTTGCTGGTTTGGTTGATGAGACGGCCAATAAGCAAGAGTTTTTAAAGGGGTTTAAGCGGTGTGATTCTGGTGTAGTGGGTTTTGAGACTGGGAAGGATGTAACTGGTGATTTGGAACCAGGGTCGAGCATCGAGAAAGAGGTCAAGCCATCTGATGTGGGAGAGGATAGTAGTAATCCAAATGTTATTGTGAGTCTGCCATCTTGTATGGGAGAAACTTGCATAGAAGATCCTACATTGctaaatgaagaagaaaaagagaaggtCATTCAAGAACTGAGTAGTTGTTTGCCCACGTGGGTCACCAGAAGCCAGGTGTTAGATTTGATCAGCATCTTTGGGAGCAATGTCGTTGAAGCAGTTTCTAATTTCTTTGAACGTGAAACTGAATTTCATGAGCAAGTAAATTCTGGTCAAACTTCAGTTTCAACACCCAGGTGTTGCCCATCGAATGACTCCAGTCCTATTTCAAAATCAAACCTCAACAATACAAACAGCCCTTTAAAAAATTTGGACATTTTTCCAAGTCAAGACTCTAAATTGACCAACTCCAAATTGACTAAACTAAGGCACACACTACCAAGTCAGATTTCCCCTTCCAAAAGAAAGAGGAGTAGTGAAAGTAAGCCAAACAAGAAAGTCAAAGTCAAAGCAAAATCAGAATCAAGTGGTTCAAAGCAGGCAACGATAACAAAATTCTTCAGCAAAGCAATGCCTGAGATTCCTGGTGATACCCAATCTGATCAATGCGGAACGAATCTGGGGGAAAGCCCCGAAGTTGAAGAATTGTTACCGACTGCTGATGGAAACTTGTATAAGCATGAGATTGATCAGTTTATACAAATAATGAACGGGGACGAGTCATTAAAAAAGCAAGCAGCTACTATAATTGAAAAGGCAAAAGGAGATATCAATAAAGCATTGGATATATATTATTGTAGTTCTGGCAATCTTGGTGCAAGTGAAATATCAGTTCAAGGAGAGTGCAATATCAACAGACCTTTAGAGAAGAAGAATGTGTCGCAAGAATTGAGAGTTATATCTGATATTTCTATGCATAGAGTGTTAAAAGATAATGTAGATGCAACTCATGTATCTTTACCATCTGATAAATACAACCCCAAAGAACATG CGTGTTGGAGTGATGGACAGCCTGCACCATATTTACATCTTGCACGAACCTTCAGCTTGCTTGAGGATGAAAAAGGAAAGATAAAAGCTACTTCAATGCTATGCAACATGTTCAGAAG TTTGTTGGCCTTGTCTCCAGAAGATGTGCTTCCTGCTGTGTATCTATGTACAAACAAAATTGCTGCAGACCATGAAAACGTG GAACTAAATATTGGTGGAAGTTTAGTCACTACAGCACTCGAAGAGGCGTGCGGGACAAATCGATTGAAAATTAGGGAGATGTATAACAAACTTGGCGACCTGG GTGATGTTGCTCAAGAGTGTCGTCAAACACAGAGATTGCTCGCACCACCTACACCACTTCTGATTAAAGATATTTACTCTGCTCTACGAAAGATAAG TGTGCAAGCAGGTAATGGAAGCACATTACGAAAGAAAGGCATCATTGTTCATCTCATGCGTTCCTGCCGTGAAAAGGAGATGAAGTTTCTTGTCCGGACCTTG GTCAGGAACTTGAGGATTGGAGCAATGCTTAGAACTGTTTTGCCTGCATTGGCTCATGCTGTTGTTTTGAATTCTCGCCATACTGTGTGCCAAGAAGGAACGGCAGAAAATTTGAAAGCGGCGCTTCAG GTCCTTTCTGTGGCAGTTGTTGAAGCATATAACATACTGCCAAATTTG GATATCATAGTCCCATCTCTCATGAACAAAGGCATTGAGTTTTCAGTTTCAAGTTTATCAATGGTTCCAGGAATCCCAATTAAGCCTATGCTTGCAAA GATCACCAATGGCATTCCCCAAGCACTGAAGCTATTTCAAAATAAAGCCTTTACATGTGAATATAA GTATGATGGTCAGCGAGCTCAAATTCACAGATTAGTCGATGGATCAATTCATGTTTTTTCAAGAAATGGAGATGAATCAACTTCAAGATTCCCTGATCTGATTGACACGATAAGGGAATCTTGCAAGCCAGTTGCATCAACTTTCATAATCGATGCAGAG GTTGTTGGTATTGATAGAAAAAATGGATATAGAATTATGTCTTTCCAGGAGCTATCTTCACGCGAGAGAGGAGGCAAAGATACTTTAGTTACTAAAGAGAGCATAAAG GTGGGCATTTGCGTCTTTGTCTTCGATATCATGTTTGCAAATGGAGAACA GTTACTGGGTTTTCCACTCCGCCGAAGACGAAAGT ATCTGAAGGATTTGTTCTATGATGAACGACCTGGGTATTTTGAATATGCAAAAGAAACAACT ATCGAAGCAGATGATGCTTGCTTAACATGTGAAGCCACATTAACTAGAATAAATGCTTTCCTTGAAGATGCACTCCGCTCTTCATGTGAAGGAATTATGGTGAAAACATTGGATATTGATGCTGGGTATTCTCCATCGAAGCGATCTGACAAATGGTTAAAG GTCAAGCGAGATTATGTAGAAGGATTAAATGATACTCTTGATTTAGTACCAATTGGTGCTTGGCATGGAAATGGAAGGAAAGCTGGATG GTATAGTCCATTTCTCATGGCATGTTTCAATCCTGAAACTGAGGAGTATCAAAGTGTATGCCGAGTGATGTCTGGGTTCTCAGACTCTTTTTACATAGAG ATGAAAGAAATCTTTTCTGGGGACAAAGTCTTGTCAAAAAAGCCACCATATTATCAAACAGGAGAGACACCAGACATGTGGTTTTGTCCGCAGCTTGTTTGGGAAATAAGAGGTGCAGACTTCACAGTATCCCCAGTTCATCATGCTGCTATTGGCTTAGTTCATCCATCTCGAGGCATCTCAATCAGATTTCCAAGATTTATTTGCAGCGTGTCAGACAGAAATCCAGAAGAATGTAGCACAGCTGCCGATATAGTTGAAATGTTTCATTCGCAGACTCGGAAGATGGATGTCACAACCGAAGGCTGA